The proteins below come from a single Phycisphaeraceae bacterium genomic window:
- a CDS encoding DUF342 domain-containing protein, protein MSRDLSECLKLRHEEGKVRAVLLVTPGYDPAQLDAQTLISQLDAAGILRRVIHEEEIAQLVDRCREAPDERHEALVACGVAPKNGEAGRFEFTTEIQEQLAEIAHRRRVFVSLEEDVSESSEEAVNFREQSSFVIVRRGDRIGRIIHPTDGVDGEDIYGEAIAAKSGLQCQMQFNENIRVRDEEFVEARRPGHLVCKHDLIGVEPVLTVRGAVDFSTGNIRFPGDVVVEEGVKDQFVVNAEGSLSIKGLVEAATIRCGRHLTLRGGMAGREQGVIEVGRSLEAKYLDGVRGIIYGPVTIKNEVNNCNLEVHGPMFAAGASVRGGLYSVVGHAEIGLLGGYGGVSTHVVLGSLREQEEVARRTLDLIPELERVFAEAERKVGDLKRHFNALTAQQTEELAELELSASEAKKDLDRVRTSSEKLASLMLGLVAAQLTIRKRVCAGVKVWLPGYFVEFRSDVPGPIELRLNDKGSVEFIQPVTGHVLALDRAVRIQRDERVLSLSQLHSFQSPD, encoded by the coding sequence TGAAACTGCGACACGAAGAGGGGAAGGTGCGCGCTGTGCTGCTGGTGACACCTGGCTATGACCCTGCGCAGCTTGACGCCCAGACGCTGATCAGTCAGTTGGACGCAGCGGGCATTCTTCGCCGTGTGATCCATGAAGAGGAGATTGCGCAGCTGGTTGATCGGTGCCGAGAGGCTCCGGACGAACGGCACGAGGCGCTTGTGGCTTGCGGAGTGGCGCCGAAGAACGGCGAAGCGGGGCGGTTCGAGTTCACGACTGAAATTCAGGAGCAGCTTGCCGAGATCGCACATCGCCGGCGTGTCTTTGTGTCGCTTGAAGAGGATGTGTCGGAATCGAGCGAGGAGGCGGTGAATTTTCGCGAGCAGTCGTCGTTTGTGATCGTGCGCAGGGGGGATCGCATAGGGCGCATCATCCATCCGACGGATGGAGTGGATGGCGAAGACATCTATGGCGAAGCCATCGCAGCCAAGAGCGGCCTGCAATGTCAGATGCAGTTTAACGAGAACATTCGCGTACGGGATGAAGAATTTGTTGAAGCGCGGCGTCCCGGGCATCTCGTGTGCAAGCATGATCTGATCGGGGTTGAGCCGGTGCTGACAGTGCGTGGAGCGGTCGATTTCTCGACGGGCAATATCCGTTTTCCTGGTGATGTGGTTGTTGAGGAGGGTGTCAAGGACCAGTTCGTGGTGAATGCTGAAGGATCGTTGAGCATCAAGGGTCTGGTCGAGGCTGCCACGATTCGATGTGGTCGTCATCTGACGCTTCGCGGGGGCATGGCGGGGCGCGAGCAGGGTGTCATCGAGGTCGGACGATCGTTGGAGGCGAAGTATCTCGATGGAGTGCGCGGGATCATTTATGGCCCGGTGACGATCAAGAACGAGGTGAACAACTGCAATTTGGAAGTGCATGGCCCGATGTTTGCGGCCGGGGCATCGGTGCGCGGGGGGTTGTACTCGGTGGTTGGGCACGCAGAGATTGGGTTGCTCGGCGGATATGGGGGGGTTTCGACTCATGTTGTTCTTGGTTCATTGAGGGAACAGGAAGAGGTAGCCCGACGAACATTGGATCTGATCCCTGAACTGGAGCGTGTCTTTGCAGAAGCGGAGCGCAAGGTGGGGGATCTGAAGCGGCATTTCAACGCCCTCACTGCGCAGCAGACAGAGGAACTGGCGGAACTGGAGTTGTCCGCGAGCGAAGCGAAGAAGGATCTTGACCGAGTACGAACTTCGAGCGAGAAACTGGCAAGTCTGATGCTCGGTCTGGTCGCGGCGCAGTTGACGATCCGCAAGCGCGTGTGTGCTGGGGTGAAGGTCTGGCTGCCCGGATACTTTGTGGAGTTTCGCAGCGATGTTCCCGGCCCGATCGAACTGAGACTCAATGACAAGGGCAGCGTCGAGTTCATTCAGCCGGTTACGGGGCATGTGCTTGCCCTGGATCGTGCGGTGCGGATACAGCGTGATGAGCGTGTGCTGTCACTCTCGCAGTTGCATTCGTTCCAGAGTCCTGACTGA